A part of Myxococcales bacterium genomic DNA contains:
- a CDS encoding DUF1554 domain-containing protein: MMRFLVALFLLSITFASALNAKKSDEGESAQVCGCGNGIQEVLPYNFMNPNCPYKLYATNTINPLSQSHLFAVNTYDGQMIDIGAIAETGTAMPILRVTSLDFSPEGVLYALGTGTQNPYNNKSILMTIDCQTAQATVIGQTGVALATGTALTDMSFNQYGQLFVYKKQSPQNSVNEDRLGTINVSTGAYTEVGDPNFAQAEIGNGLTFAEFPTYPSQPLYQAGNFKLSKLDTSTGMATPITDLIFFDPANNRPRTNGLEADFLTGIIYASINNKASGMSSPSENYLGTFNTTTGEFSFIKLPATLVQDGLDGLAFNRPYEECDGATPVPTGCVCGGDCYLDETNCSDLIDNDFDGLIDCEDPDCDAQSCEDGDLCTTGESCSAGSCLGAVAIDCNDSESCTDDTCDPSTGFCVNQGNDANLCTDSNQCTTDICLITGTCQSTNVSNGTSCDDGQACTSSDICTDGVCAGTPGIENCANGIDDDCDGLIDGLDPDCGGEICDDGVDNDGDLLVDCLDTLDCPTGTTCQDDGNPCTDNTCLATLCNATNNDSNTCSDGNDCTDDACSAGSCLSTNDDSNICSDGDACTNDLCSTGICNSTAIICDDGNECTIGACFLGSCQFTPLTNGTPCTADTNVCTDDYCQLGNCTHPNNTSPCDDGMTCTSGDVCSGGVCSGTPGVEICDNGIDDDCDDNIDEFDDDCFAENLRVFVSSTSYNGNLGGVSGADGLCQARADSQSLGGTWVAMISDNTSNAFDRVLNCNDKSWILLSGPPNIIAHSKADLFDGVLDQAINVDEFGNNVGNNFVWTGTKIDGTFEPSFNCNNWSSGSNTQRGYLGRSFYTDNYWIHYGSNNCNQTRHLYCFEIDTGC, encoded by the coding sequence GTGATGCGTTTTTTGGTAGCACTATTTTTATTATCGATTACTTTTGCCTCTGCACTTAACGCAAAGAAATCAGATGAAGGTGAATCTGCTCAGGTTTGCGGCTGCGGCAACGGAATTCAAGAAGTATTGCCCTACAACTTTATGAACCCTAATTGCCCATACAAACTCTATGCAACAAATACTATTAACCCACTGAGTCAAAGTCACCTCTTTGCTGTCAATACTTACGATGGGCAAATGATCGATATTGGAGCTATAGCAGAAACAGGTACCGCTATGCCTATTCTAAGGGTTACAAGTCTCGATTTTTCTCCTGAAGGCGTGCTCTATGCTCTCGGTACTGGTACACAAAATCCCTACAATAACAAAAGTATTCTAATGACCATCGATTGCCAAACTGCGCAAGCCACCGTGATTGGACAAACTGGAGTGGCTTTAGCAACAGGCACCGCTCTGACTGATATGAGCTTTAATCAATACGGGCAATTATTCGTTTATAAAAAACAAAGTCCACAAAACAGTGTTAACGAAGACAGGCTCGGTACAATAAATGTCAGCACTGGCGCTTATACCGAAGTTGGTGATCCCAATTTTGCCCAAGCTGAAATAGGCAATGGCCTTACTTTTGCCGAGTTTCCTACCTACCCATCTCAACCTCTTTATCAAGCCGGTAATTTTAAGCTCTCGAAACTTGATACCTCAACAGGAATGGCTACCCCCATAACCGATTTGATTTTCTTTGACCCTGCCAATAACCGTCCACGTACCAATGGCCTGGAAGCTGATTTTTTAACGGGTATTATTTATGCTTCCATCAACAATAAAGCTTCAGGTATGTCCTCTCCTTCAGAGAATTATCTCGGCACTTTTAATACAACAACTGGAGAGTTTTCATTTATAAAGCTCCCTGCAACACTCGTGCAGGATGGCCTCGATGGTTTGGCTTTTAATCGCCCTTATGAAGAATGTGATGGTGCTACTCCTGTCCCTACCGGATGTGTTTGTGGAGGGGATTGCTATCTCGATGAAACTAACTGCAGCGATTTGATCGACAATGATTTTGACGGACTCATAGATTGTGAAGACCCAGATTGCGATGCACAAAGTTGTGAAGACGGCGACCTCTGCACCACCGGTGAAAGTTGCAGTGCAGGATCTTGCCTTGGAGCTGTGGCAATAGATTGTAACGATAGTGAAAGCTGCACAGACGACACATGCGATCCATCAACAGGTTTTTGCGTAAATCAAGGTAACGATGCCAATCTATGCACTGATTCTAATCAGTGCACTACTGACATATGTTTGATAACAGGAACCTGCCAATCAACCAATGTCTCCAATGGAACTTCTTGTGATGATGGCCAGGCCTGTACATCAAGCGATATTTGTACCGATGGTGTTTGTGCGGGAACACCAGGAATAGAAAATTGCGCTAACGGCATAGATGATGATTGCGATGGTTTAATCGATGGACTTGACCCCGATTGCGGCGGAGAAATCTGCGATGATGGCGTAGATAACGACGGAGACTTGTTAGTCGATTGTCTTGATACTCTCGATTGCCCTACAGGAACTACGTGTCAAGACGATGGAAATCCTTGCACCGATAACACATGCCTCGCCACGCTGTGCAATGCTACTAACAACGATAGCAATACCTGTTCTGATGGCAATGATTGCACCGACGATGCATGCAGTGCAGGGTCATGTCTCAGCACAAATGACGATAGCAATATTTGCTCCGACGGCGATGCATGCACCAATGATTTGTGCAGCACAGGAATATGTAACAGTACCGCCATAATTTGTGATGATGGCAATGAATGCACCATAGGTGCGTGCTTCTTGGGTAGTTGCCAATTCACTCCTCTAACTAATGGCACTCCTTGCACTGCTGACACCAACGTTTGCACTGATGACTACTGCCAACTCGGCAATTGTACTCACCCCAATAATACTTCTCCTTGCGATGATGGAATGACATGTACGAGCGGCGATGTATGCAGTGGCGGTGTCTGCTCTGGTACTCCTGGCGTAGAAATCTGCGATAATGGTATCGACGATGACTGCGACGATAATATCGATGAATTTGATGATGATTGCTTTGCAGAAAACCTAAGGGTATTTGTTTCCAGTACAAGCTATAATGGAAACTTAGGTGGAGTCTCAGGGGCAGATGGCTTATGCCAAGCACGAGCTGATTCACAATCTTTGGGTGGAACATGGGTAGCAATGATATCTGATAATACTTCCAATGCTTTTGATCGAGTGCTCAATTGTAACGATAAGTCATGGATTTTACTGAGCGGCCCACCCAATATAATAGCTCACAGCAAAGCTGATCTCTTTGATGGAGTTTTAGACCAAGCTATAAATGTAGACGAATTCGGCAATAATGTGGGCAATAATTTCGTTTGGACCGGAACAAAAATCGATGGCACGTTTGAGCCATCTTTTAACTGTAACAATTGGAGCTCAGGGAGTAACACTCAAAGGGGTTACTTAGGGCGCTCGTTCTATACTGATAATTACTGGATCCATTACGGCTCGAATAACTGCAATCAAACAAGACACCTCTATTGCTTTGAAATCGATACTGGCTGTTAG
- a CDS encoding AAA family ATPase gives MIHYLPLEELRWRFSDFAGARHILEQRRSKKTGRIGAVAQDRAMSALELGLGIKQRGYNIFVVGASGTGRTSTIERLLSDRSKKEITPQDVVLLYNFTDKDRPLSVLLPPSLGPKLKKSYETLIEKVIIHLEKAFEADSYLLSRQVIQDECRERTDLALREIEEEASQNSFVLSHSGAAITLTPANKKGDALTEDEFDKLSNKEKQKLEMSAEKLEAKLEESMRKVRLAEKEGEDAYEELERETARQAIEGIFETTRSTWKAHKRIVNHLNLIEDDILNRIRRFIHEDKNLQPENHEGISAGQLRKKNLDEDDDNEYDEPLWLRYRVNVLVSHAKDAGAPVVFETHPTASNIIGRIEQRIRAGETITDYTRIRAGALYRANGGFLILEAQELLRDPGAWEGLKRALKNREIELDDPGEPGRMVSLASLRPEPVPLHLKIILIGTPEIYYALARNDPDFQVLFKVKADFDLEVDRSKDNLERYISFINALCSEESLLKLSPEGAGSVMEHAIRLSGNKNKITCRLGEIADLLRESNFWARKDKSKKIEPQHIQNALRARCEREGFVETQILDEVKNGKLMIQTSGSVVGQANALTVVEVGTYEFGIPLRVTCQTGCGKGEIIDIEREAEQGGTFHSKGRLIIRGLLASLFGRSLPFAFSATLCMEQTYSDVDGDSASMAEACTLLSALSQIPIEQRFAMTGAIDQMGHVQAVGGVNQKIEGFFKVCQEKQSQEIHGVIIPSQNVSDLMVSDEILKSAKAGKFNIIAVDTVSDAMEALTGIAWDGSPQSIKARTLETLKHFNYMRERHRSNKSEHDLAVPSKKEKITNSEML, from the coding sequence GTGATTCATTATTTACCACTTGAAGAACTACGTTGGCGCTTTTCAGATTTTGCTGGGGCTCGGCACATTCTTGAACAGCGTCGAAGCAAAAAAACTGGGCGTATTGGTGCTGTGGCACAAGATCGTGCAATGTCTGCCTTGGAACTTGGCCTTGGCATCAAACAGCGCGGCTACAATATTTTTGTGGTGGGAGCTTCAGGTACAGGGCGCACTTCAACAATTGAAAGGCTGCTGAGCGATAGATCTAAAAAAGAAATTACCCCGCAAGATGTGGTACTTCTCTATAATTTCACAGACAAAGATCGGCCACTTTCTGTTTTGCTCCCTCCATCTCTAGGGCCTAAACTCAAAAAAAGTTACGAAACATTAATTGAGAAAGTTATCATTCATCTAGAAAAAGCATTTGAAGCTGACAGCTATCTGTTATCTCGGCAGGTTATTCAAGATGAGTGCAGAGAAAGAACAGACCTTGCACTTAGAGAAATAGAAGAAGAAGCTTCACAAAATTCTTTTGTGCTCTCTCATAGCGGCGCAGCCATTACCCTGACCCCCGCCAATAAAAAGGGTGATGCTCTGACTGAGGATGAATTTGATAAACTCAGCAACAAAGAAAAACAAAAATTAGAAATGTCAGCCGAAAAATTAGAAGCCAAATTGGAAGAATCCATGCGCAAAGTACGATTGGCTGAAAAAGAAGGCGAGGATGCCTATGAGGAACTAGAAAGAGAAACTGCAAGGCAAGCTATCGAGGGTATTTTTGAAACTACACGATCAACCTGGAAAGCACACAAACGGATTGTAAATCATCTGAACCTGATAGAAGACGATATACTGAATCGAATCCGTCGATTTATTCATGAAGATAAAAACCTGCAGCCTGAAAATCACGAAGGAATTTCTGCAGGGCAACTTAGGAAAAAAAATCTTGATGAAGATGATGACAATGAATACGATGAGCCACTTTGGCTGCGTTATCGGGTCAATGTGCTTGTATCTCATGCAAAAGATGCTGGGGCTCCAGTCGTTTTCGAAACTCATCCTACAGCTTCAAACATCATTGGCCGCATCGAGCAAAGAATTCGTGCTGGCGAAACCATCACAGACTACACACGTATCAGAGCCGGCGCACTTTACCGAGCCAATGGAGGATTTCTTATTCTTGAGGCCCAAGAACTGTTACGAGATCCTGGAGCCTGGGAAGGCCTCAAAAGAGCACTTAAAAATCGTGAAATTGAACTTGATGATCCTGGTGAGCCTGGTCGAATGGTCTCTCTTGCATCCTTGCGTCCCGAGCCAGTTCCCTTGCACCTCAAAATTATTTTGATTGGTACCCCAGAAATATATTACGCCCTTGCTCGTAATGATCCTGATTTTCAAGTTCTATTCAAGGTTAAGGCCGATTTTGATTTGGAAGTTGATCGTTCCAAAGATAATCTCGAGCGCTATATTTCATTCATCAATGCACTCTGCAGCGAGGAGTCCTTACTCAAACTCAGTCCAGAGGGCGCAGGAAGTGTTATGGAGCATGCCATACGTCTCTCAGGAAATAAAAACAAAATTACATGTCGACTAGGGGAAATTGCTGATTTACTGAGAGAATCAAATTTTTGGGCCCGTAAAGACAAGTCTAAAAAAATTGAACCCCAACATATTCAGAACGCATTAAGAGCTCGATGTGAACGAGAAGGTTTTGTAGAAACGCAAATTCTCGATGAAGTTAAAAATGGCAAACTTATGATCCAAACTTCGGGGAGCGTTGTTGGTCAAGCTAATGCTCTTACCGTAGTTGAAGTCGGTACCTATGAATTTGGCATTCCTCTGAGGGTTACGTGCCAGACTGGTTGCGGCAAAGGTGAAATTATTGATATTGAGCGAGAAGCAGAACAAGGAGGTACCTTTCACTCCAAAGGCCGTCTCATTATTCGAGGCTTACTTGCAAGCCTTTTTGGTCGTTCGCTACCTTTCGCCTTTTCAGCAACCCTTTGTATGGAACAAACCTATAGTGACGTGGATGGAGACTCTGCCTCAATGGCAGAGGCATGCACCCTACTCTCTGCCCTATCGCAAATCCCTATAGAACAGCGTTTTGCTATGACGGGTGCTATCGATCAGATGGGCCATGTTCAAGCTGTCGGAGGAGTCAATCAAAAGATAGAAGGCTTCTTTAAAGTATGCCAAGAAAAACAAAGCCAAGAGATTCATGGTGTAATTATTCCTTCTCAAAATGTCTCGGATTTGATGGTAAGCGATGAAATTCTAAAAAGTGCTAAGGCCGGCAAATTTAATATTATAGCCGTTGATACCGTATCTGATGCTATGGAAGCTTTAACAGGAATCGCATGGGATGGTAGTCCACAATCCATTAAGGCTCGAACATTGGAAACACTCAAACACTTTAATTACATGCGCGAACGGCATCGCTCAAATAAGTCTGAGCATGATTTAGCCGTCCCTTCAAAGAAAGAAAAAATAACAAATTCAGAAATGTTGTGA
- a CDS encoding dephospho-CoA kinase, with translation MMIIGLTGSFASGKSTVAEFLIKAHVPVIDADELARSVCSPGSMCLKKIVSTFGPNILNANLSLNRKALASIVFNDQEQLEKLEAIVHPAVHQLFLEELKKHKAHKESVVVYMAPLLFEKNLELHFDKIILITAPQQKMIKRAMVRDDISYEEAKRRLERQMPNSEKIMKADEIIDNSGTKDDLYLKIKNIWKKICNQDLDEK, from the coding sequence ATGATGATTATCGGTCTCACCGGTAGCTTTGCCAGCGGGAAAAGTACGGTTGCCGAGTTTCTGATCAAAGCACACGTGCCGGTAATTGATGCTGACGAGCTTGCACGCAGCGTATGTTCTCCTGGCTCTATGTGCCTAAAGAAAATCGTAAGTACATTTGGACCCAACATACTCAACGCCAATTTATCCCTCAATCGCAAAGCGCTCGCCTCTATTGTGTTTAACGACCAAGAGCAGCTCGAAAAATTAGAAGCGATTGTACACCCGGCTGTTCACCAATTGTTTCTTGAAGAACTTAAAAAACATAAAGCTCACAAAGAAAGCGTGGTAGTCTACATGGCTCCCCTGCTTTTTGAAAAAAATCTTGAGTTGCATTTCGATAAAATAATTCTCATAACGGCTCCCCAGCAAAAAATGATTAAAAGAGCTATGGTGCGTGACGATATTAGTTATGAAGAAGCAAAAAGACGCTTGGAAAGACAAATGCCTAATTCAGAAAAAATAATGAAGGCTGACGAAATTATTGATAATAGCGGAACCAAAGACGATCTCTATTTAAAGATAAAAAATATTTGGAAAAAAATATGCAACCAAGATCTTGATGAAAAATAA
- a CDS encoding lipase family protein: MLNLLRFSCFVFAVCLLFVLACSSEENNKNLTPKNRVNSEQYSNFNETKSKAKKELAAYKSEYSKIDSLINDKYSGFNNHYRISKGENSFFTRLDYKQVQFYADLSDLIYVKKYKEFDDVVRELELKLKDDNYKEYELLSTLERNFGKNSKELSAIFLYNESINHLIVVFKGTVTMADWLKNISFKNYSGLDPSESLKAIDGSSLNIHEGFARAYIEGLSSAFLYKFDDFFINRYTVPADSTLPLRITTTGHSLGGALALILANDLPRLLIGVGKFFDDSQVLIETITFGAPRVYDAQSSRIVEQALAGAHNIIRIVNEGDPVPDMPSKTLLGGADIGTPIYIPYSGFVKNPLQHMMGKYAKESAHVFKKIKQDALKAREVKDKIIELKAELGDKSENLFDKVDEREKLKMLLDKNKSRLMLTRRVLKMVRDEHFHLPLSDLKEFEREEKLLIENNKKLLSELGRLSN; this comes from the coding sequence ATGTTAAATTTGCTCAGGTTTAGCTGTTTTGTTTTTGCTGTATGCTTGTTATTTGTTTTGGCATGTTCGTCAGAGGAAAATAATAAAAATTTAACACCAAAAAATAGAGTAAATAGCGAGCAATATTCGAATTTTAATGAAACAAAATCTAAGGCAAAAAAAGAACTTGCAGCTTATAAGTCTGAATATAGTAAAATAGATTCATTGATTAATGATAAATATAGCGGTTTTAATAATCATTACCGTATCTCTAAGGGGGAAAACAGCTTTTTTACTCGATTAGATTATAAACAGGTGCAATTTTATGCTGATCTTTCTGACTTAATTTACGTTAAAAAATATAAAGAATTTGATGATGTTGTTAGAGAGTTAGAGTTGAAATTAAAAGATGATAACTACAAAGAATATGAATTGTTGAGCACACTGGAAAGAAATTTTGGAAAAAATTCCAAAGAACTGTCAGCAATTTTTCTTTACAATGAATCAATAAACCACCTCATCGTTGTGTTTAAGGGGACAGTTACGATGGCGGATTGGTTAAAAAATATTTCCTTTAAAAACTATAGTGGTTTAGATCCAAGTGAGTCACTCAAAGCTATCGATGGGTCAAGTCTGAATATCCATGAAGGCTTTGCCCGCGCATATATTGAGGGGCTTAGTTCGGCATTCCTATACAAGTTTGATGATTTTTTTATAAATCGTTATACCGTTCCCGCTGATAGTACGTTGCCACTTCGAATAACTACTACGGGACATTCATTAGGAGGAGCATTGGCTCTTATTTTGGCGAACGATTTACCCAGACTTTTAATTGGTGTTGGGAAATTTTTTGATGATTCCCAAGTGTTGATCGAAACCATAACTTTTGGTGCTCCTCGAGTCTATGATGCTCAATCGTCAAGAATAGTAGAACAAGCTTTAGCTGGGGCCCACAATATTATTCGTATAGTAAATGAAGGAGACCCTGTTCCTGATATGCCGAGCAAAACTCTGCTTGGGGGAGCAGACATTGGAACCCCAATCTACATACCATATTCAGGCTTTGTCAAAAATCCTTTGCAGCATATGATGGGTAAATATGCCAAAGAATCTGCTCATGTTTTTAAAAAAATCAAGCAAGATGCGCTTAAAGCTCGTGAAGTCAAGGACAAAATAATTGAGCTAAAAGCTGAATTAGGTGACAAAAGTGAAAATTTATTTGATAAAGTCGACGAAAGAGAAAAATTAAAGATGTTATTAGATAAAAATAAATCAAGGCTCATGCTTACGAGAAGAGTTTTAAAAATGGTAAGAGATGAACACTTTCATCTTCCGCTATCCGATTTGAAAGAATTTGAAAGAGAAGAAAAACTCTTAATTGAAAACAATAAAAAATTATTAAGTGAATTAGGGCGCTTATCGAACTAG
- a CDS encoding cytochrome c biogenesis protein ResB, which produces MNSRSRKIIDALWRLFISLKLTFVLLVFISLGAVLGMFFDQTISYEEFYQNHSATGFTSWFLSFFELYDTFHSWWFSCALLLLAANLIACSIERLPRIYFDAIRPRPFLTDRRLSGLKLKAHLQFSSLSEAQARVRSFHKSLKQPIGTINGSEFYFFDSKVVGRFGVYIVHIALLIIMFSSIYATQNGVDGHVLIEEGKKTRFITAKGAGGVSYTHDLGFYIGCNDFRLQTFVDNSPMEYESDLFIDNEDLDRVIQKTVRVNEPLSFQGYTFYQSSFKPIVSEKKVEIEVADQHHYKKRVNLRLGEALSLPNGDKIIPEKIYEDFAGLGQALRLQQKSPDDSATYFHIFRRYPDFDRVVRNDIYFVNFLGADQQYATGLSIGNVPGIALIFGGFVILLLGLYLCFFVSPVRFFARIDAKDSGYQVIVAAQGFRHLTAVEEDYLKRIKTLNKGKQYG; this is translated from the coding sequence GTGAACAGCCGTTCGCGAAAAATTATTGATGCACTGTGGCGGTTATTTATTTCTCTAAAGCTTACCTTTGTATTGCTTGTGTTCATTTCTTTAGGCGCAGTGCTTGGCATGTTTTTTGATCAAACCATAAGTTATGAAGAGTTTTATCAGAATCATTCAGCTACAGGTTTTACATCATGGTTTTTAAGTTTTTTTGAACTTTACGATACCTTTCATTCATGGTGGTTTTCTTGCGCTTTATTGTTGCTGGCAGCGAACTTAATTGCTTGCTCTATAGAACGGCTGCCTAGAATTTATTTTGATGCAATAAGGCCCAGACCATTTCTTACTGATAGGCGTTTAAGCGGACTAAAGCTCAAAGCTCATTTGCAGTTTTCCTCACTGAGTGAAGCACAGGCACGTGTGCGCTCTTTTCATAAGTCTCTGAAGCAGCCTATCGGCACCATTAACGGCAGTGAATTTTATTTTTTTGATTCCAAAGTGGTAGGACGTTTTGGGGTTTACATTGTTCACATCGCTTTGTTAATAATCATGTTTTCGTCAATTTATGCCACTCAAAATGGGGTTGATGGACATGTTTTGATCGAAGAAGGCAAAAAAACTCGCTTTATCACGGCTAAAGGTGCGGGTGGTGTAAGCTATACGCACGATTTAGGTTTTTATATTGGCTGTAATGATTTTCGCCTGCAAACTTTTGTTGATAATAGCCCCATGGAATATGAATCTGATTTATTTATTGATAATGAAGATTTAGATCGAGTTATTCAAAAAACTGTAAGGGTAAATGAGCCACTGAGTTTTCAGGGCTACACATTTTATCAATCAAGTTTTAAACCGATAGTATCTGAAAAAAAAGTCGAGATAGAAGTTGCCGATCAACATCATTACAAAAAGCGAGTAAATCTGCGTTTGGGTGAGGCCCTGAGCTTGCCCAATGGTGATAAAATAATCCCTGAAAAAATTTATGAGGATTTTGCTGGTCTCGGTCAAGCACTACGGCTGCAGCAGAAAAGTCCTGACGATAGTGCAACTTATTTTCATATTTTTAGACGCTATCCTGATTTTGATCGCGTGGTTCGCAATGATATATATTTTGTCAATTTCTTGGGAGCAGATCAGCAGTACGCAACGGGGTTGAGCATTGGCAATGTGCCAGGCATTGCTCTTATCTTTGGTGGTTTTGTGATTTTATTGCTTGGTCTTTATTTGTGTTTTTTTGTAAGCCCAGTGCGATTTTTTGCACGTATAGATGCAAAAGATTCGGGATACCAGGTGATAGTAGCCGCTCAAGGATTTAGGCACCTAACAGCTGTAGAAGAAGATTATCTAAAACGGATCAAAACTTTGAATAAGGGTAAACAATATGGATAG
- the ccsA gene encoding cytochrome c biogenesis protein CcsA, with the protein MDSTTLYNLSTGGYVASLALFAVHLVKARKLIIKTGLIVVACSFLIQTGGMLLRWIEAGHLEVNATELAIGQKLSGWSWFVVFTQHPPWSNLYEIMIYMSWGIVMVTLFAEIKWQFAWLRQTGIILALMTLGIAALTDASIKPLVPALKSWWIMIHVISASVAYAAGSIAAFISLFALMKDEKRVPRKKFAAFSMLLMAVLLFCLGGGGHLLTEQSYFVKLLAHAGDSIVNVFDLANNSAAYLTPMPNAGWLIIFAVLVHVFGAASLLLSPSKKQVNSIFLLSLLSTVAVFGNMIFHDMRRTTIVLEDSLSHHLSPAGPWFISFKSHVWSFSLLVLVLLLECFIAYFLLYSEKITNKLAAVEKLEGAAYKAISLSFFLMSIVLITGALWAHYAWGRYWAWDPKETGALAIWLIYAIYLHARRTAGLFGPFSSVLGVLGFFVIIIGFLGVNLGLFSDGLHTYGNG; encoded by the coding sequence ATGGATAGCACCACTTTGTATAATCTTTCTACTGGTGGTTATGTAGCAAGCCTTGCGCTTTTTGCTGTGCACCTCGTAAAAGCTCGGAAATTAATTATAAAAACTGGCCTCATAGTAGTTGCCTGTTCATTTTTAATTCAGACAGGTGGAATGTTGCTACGCTGGATTGAGGCTGGCCACCTTGAAGTTAATGCTACAGAGCTTGCTATTGGGCAAAAATTAAGTGGTTGGTCGTGGTTTGTGGTTTTTACCCAGCATCCGCCGTGGTCGAATCTTTATGAAATCATGATCTATATGAGCTGGGGCATCGTGATGGTGACTTTGTTTGCAGAGATCAAATGGCAGTTTGCTTGGTTGCGTCAGACAGGAATTATTTTGGCCCTAATGACACTTGGTATCGCAGCGCTTACCGATGCCTCTATCAAACCCTTAGTTCCTGCCTTGAAAAGCTGGTGGATAATGATCCATGTGATTTCCGCATCGGTAGCTTATGCTGCAGGCTCTATTGCAGCATTTATCAGTCTGTTTGCTCTTATGAAAGATGAAAAGCGTGTGCCTCGCAAAAAGTTTGCAGCTTTTAGCATGCTGCTCATGGCTGTGCTTTTGTTTTGTTTGGGTGGAGGAGGGCATCTTTTAACAGAGCAGTCTTATTTCGTAAAACTTCTGGCTCATGCAGGCGACAGCATCGTCAATGTTTTTGACTTGGCAAATAATTCTGCTGCCTATTTAACACCTATGCCAAACGCTGGCTGGTTAATTATTTTTGCTGTGCTTGTTCATGTCTTTGGTGCAGCGTCTTTATTGCTATCACCCTCCAAAAAACAAGTTAATTCAATTTTTTTATTAAGCCTCTTGAGCACTGTTGCCGTGTTTGGAAACATGATTTTTCATGACATGCGTCGCACCACTATTGTTTTAGAAGATTCGCTCTCTCATCATTTATCACCAGCCGGCCCATGGTTTATCAGTTTTAAATCTCATGTGTGGAGTTTTTCATTATTAGTGTTGGTGTTGTTGTTGGAATGCTTTATTGCCTATTTTTTGCTGTACAGTGAAAAAATTACCAATAAATTGGCGGCGGTAGAAAAGCTTGAGGGTGCAGCATACAAAGCGATTTCGCTGTCGTTTTTTCTCATGTCGATCGTTTTGATTACCGGAGCATTGTGGGCACATTACGCTTGGGGCCGATACTGGGCATGGGATCCCAAGGAGACGGGGGCCTTAGCAATTTGGCTTATTTATGCTATCTATTTGCATGCACGCAGAACTGCCGGGCTTTTTGGCCCTTTTAGTTCAGTTCTGGGGGTTTTAGGTTTTTTTGTCATTATCATTGGATTTTTGGGGGTAAACTTAGGTTTATTTTCCGATGGACTTCACACCTATGGCAATGGTTAA
- the ysxC gene encoding ribosome biogenesis GTP-binding protein YsxC, whose amino-acid sequence MEIKVLDSHFLYSVPKLAIMRELGGEIAFIGRSNSGKSSLINAVCQKKDLARTSKLPGRTRHAVVYQMVMSDDTQQKNITLVDLPGFGFASMSKKEAQECEDLIFSYLEKRHSLKQIFLLLDIRRDPDEREKHIVKIAKNRGIDLFFILTKCDKVSLSARKPIVKKLVETLELDSDRVFLHSTHDEKYKHVLQTKIFESF is encoded by the coding sequence ATGGAAATTAAAGTTTTAGACAGTCATTTTTTGTATTCGGTGCCTAAACTTGCGATAATGCGTGAATTGGGGGGCGAGATAGCTTTCATCGGACGTTCCAATTCAGGAAAATCTTCCTTGATTAATGCTGTGTGTCAAAAGAAAGATTTGGCCAGAACATCAAAATTGCCAGGGCGCACACGCCATGCGGTGGTATATCAAATGGTGATGAGCGATGACACTCAACAAAAAAATATTACTTTGGTAGATCTGCCAGGATTTGGTTTTGCCAGCATGTCCAAAAAGGAAGCTCAAGAGTGTGAAGATTTAATTTTTTCCTACTTGGAAAAACGCCATTCTCTAAAGCAAATTTTTTTACTGTTGGATATTCGCCGAGATCCGGATGAGCGAGAGAAACATATTGTAAAAATTGCTAAAAATAGAGGAATTGATTTGTTTTTTATCCTGACCAAGTGCGACAAAGTCTCGCTTTCAGCTCGCAAGCCCATTGTAAAAAAACTTGTTGAAACTCTGGAACTTGATTCCGATAGAGTTTTTCTTCATTCCACTCATGACGAAAAATATAAGCACGTTTTACAGACTAAGATTTTTGAATCTTTTTAG
- the rpsT gene encoding 30S ribosomal protein S20: protein MANHASALKRHRQSLKRNARNRSARAALATQLKKARQEISNKTAKVNEGEIQKAVSSLAVAVRKGILHKKAAARRTSRLMRQANACAA, encoded by the coding sequence ATGGCGAACCACGCATCAGCATTAAAAAGACATAGGCAATCCCTAAAGAGGAATGCACGTAACCGTTCCGCACGAGCTGCGCTTGCAACACAACTCAAAAAAGCTCGTCAAGAAATTTCCAACAAAACAGCTAAAGTAAATGAAGGCGAAATTCAAAAAGCCGTCAGTAGCTTGGCAGTTGCTGTACGCAAAGGTATTTTGCATAAAAAGGCAGCAGCACGAAGAACTTCTCGTTTGATGCGTCAAGCTAATGCCTGCGCCGCATAA